The following are from one region of the Flavobacteriaceae bacterium UJ101 genome:
- the proC gene encoding pyrroline-5-carboxylate reductase (Belongs to the pyrroline-5-carboxylate reductase family.; KEGG: dji:CH75_02095 pyrroline-5-carboxylate reductase) codes for MSFIFCVAGSFFTFIKNKRIVMKVAIIGTGNLGLSIIKGLINNEFVKKHTVVATRRKVEKIQYLAEYGVEVTSNNQEAVQKADVVILALKSYTFKKILNEINPILEEGRHQIISLAAGITLEEINQLLDKKIPLHRAMPNTASAMNESLTLTASFKENTVSDEVVFELFNQVGMTITINEELMDAGTVLGASGIAFVMRFMRAMAQGGIEIGFDAKTAADIVNQVTKGASELLLQSDNHPEAEIDKVTTPRGCTIKGLNTMEHNGFSSSLIQGIVASHEKLGN; via the coding sequence ATGTCATTTATTTTTTGTGTTGCAGGTTCTTTTTTTACATTTATCAAAAATAAAAGAATCGTTATGAAAGTTGCAATTATTGGTACAGGTAATTTAGGTTTATCTATTATAAAAGGATTGATTAATAATGAGTTTGTGAAAAAACATACTGTTGTTGCAACGCGTAGGAAAGTTGAAAAAATTCAATATCTCGCAGAGTATGGTGTAGAAGTTACTTCCAATAATCAAGAAGCAGTTCAAAAAGCTGATGTGGTTATTTTAGCATTGAAATCCTATACTTTTAAAAAGATTTTAAACGAAATAAACCCTATTTTAGAAGAAGGCCGTCATCAAATTATATCATTAGCAGCTGGAATTACGTTAGAAGAAATCAATCAATTATTAGATAAAAAAATTCCGTTACACCGGGCTATGCCCAATACAGCATCTGCTATGAATGAATCTTTAACATTAACCGCTAGTTTTAAAGAAAATACGGTTTCTGATGAGGTGGTTTTTGAATTGTTTAATCAAGTTGGTATGACGATTACCATAAACGAAGAGTTGATGGATGCAGGAACCGTTCTTGGAGCATCAGGAATTGCCTTTGTGATGCGATTCATGCGTGCTATGGCACAAGGAGGAATAGAAATAGGTTTTGATGCGAAAACGGCTGCTGATATTGTAAATCAGGTGACAAAAGGAGCCTCAGAATTATTGTTGCAAAGTGACAATCACCCAGAAGCAGAAATTGATAAAGTGACCACACCAAGAGGTTGTACTATAAAAGGCTTGAATACAATGGAACATAACGGCTTTAGCTCTTCATTAATTCAAGGTATTGTAGCATCTCATGAGAAATTAGGAAACTAG